From Syntrophobacterales bacterium, one genomic window encodes:
- a CDS encoding PilT/PilU family type 4a pilus ATPase, with translation MRKQEIDFILGQMLDSHGNVSDLNITVGKPFQVEASGQLAGVELSPSFPELTPFQAEIFALNLINRDRRLTEILLAQGSCDSSYELPGKARFRVNIFSQRGNYSIVLRKLETKIPSFGDMNLPEAFHKMAEEKNGIILVTGATGSGKSTSLAAVLNDINERKAVHIITLEDPVEFSHPHKKATFNQREMGSDFDTFASGLRAALRQAPKVILVGEMRDRETVEIALSAAETGHLVVSTLHTVDAGQTINRILGMFPAEEEIQMRIRLADTVRWIACQRLLPKEGGGRVAAFEIMGANLRVKDTILNGESDGKTFYEIIQAGKAFGMITFDDYIIELFSKGEISEETAKAYASNKGIVGRGIDSVKSSRGQETTDIGKLQVDKGYGKPERKF, from the coding sequence ATGAGAAAGCAGGAGATCGATTTTATTCTGGGACAGATGCTCGACTCGCATGGCAATGTATCCGATTTGAACATCACCGTCGGCAAGCCGTTTCAGGTGGAAGCCTCCGGGCAGCTTGCCGGAGTGGAGCTGTCGCCGTCGTTTCCCGAACTGACACCCTTTCAGGCGGAGATCTTTGCGCTCAACCTGATCAACCGGGACCGGCGGCTGACGGAGATTCTCCTCGCGCAGGGCTCGTGCGACTCCTCGTATGAGCTCCCCGGGAAGGCGCGCTTCCGCGTCAATATTTTCTCCCAGCGGGGGAACTACTCGATCGTGCTGAGGAAACTGGAAACCAAGATTCCCTCCTTCGGGGATATGAACCTGCCGGAGGCGTTTCACAAGATGGCCGAGGAGAAAAACGGGATCATCCTCGTCACCGGCGCCACGGGGAGTGGAAAATCCACGTCGCTGGCGGCCGTGCTCAACGACATCAACGAGAGAAAAGCGGTGCACATCATCACCCTCGAGGATCCGGTGGAATTTTCCCATCCGCACAAGAAGGCCACCTTCAACCAGCGGGAGATGGGAAGCGATTTCGACACCTTTGCCAGCGGCCTGCGCGCCGCCCTGCGGCAGGCCCCGAAGGTAATCCTGGTCGGCGAGATGCGGGACCGGGAGACGGTCGAAATCGCCCTGTCCGCGGCGGAGACGGGGCATCTGGTCGTCAGCACCCTCCATACGGTGGACGCCGGTCAGACGATCAACCGCATTCTCGGAATGTTCCCAGCCGAGGAGGAAATCCAGATGCGGATAAGGCTTGCCGACACGGTTCGCTGGATCGCCTGCCAGCGTCTGCTCCCGAAGGAGGGGGGAGGGCGCGTCGCCGCCTTTGAAATCATGGGCGCCAATCTGCGGGTCAAGGACACGATCCTGAACGGCGAGTCGGACGGGAAGACCTTCTATGAGATCATCCAGGCGGGGAAGGCCTTCGGGATGATTACCTTCGATGACTACATAATCGAGCTGTTCAGCAAGGGAGAAATCAGCGAGGAGACGGCAAAGGCTTACGCCTCCAACAAGGGGATCGTCGGCCGCGGCATCGATTCGGTGAAAAGTT
- a CDS encoding type IV pilus twitching motility protein PilT, producing the protein MAKIDAFFQLMHDEGASDLHLVTGQQPAIRIRGEIERIKYDILTNDGLKAMLYEIAPEHKVKQFEETGDVDFAYEIPGLARYRANFFQQQFGCAAVFREIPSTIVSAQQLGLPPVISKLASLPRGLVLVTGPTGSGKSTTLAAIINEANITRKDHIITIEDPVEFVHQSQSCIVNHREVGRHTKSFTAALRGALREDPDIILVGELRDLETISLAVEAASTGHLVFGTLHTTSAAKTVDRVIEVFPASEQMQIRSTLSDGLRAIVAQVLFKRIDKKGRCAALEILIANSAVRNLIRESKTFQIPSMMQTGKKYGMQLLDDAIMELLTKGWISGDEAYLKANDKTRFRQFLKNPPTDFTEA; encoded by the coding sequence ATGGCAAAAATCGACGCGTTTTTCCAGTTGATGCACGACGAGGGGGCATCCGATTTGCACCTGGTGACCGGGCAGCAGCCGGCCATCCGGATTCGCGGGGAGATTGAACGGATAAAATACGACATCCTGACCAATGACGGTCTGAAGGCGATGCTCTACGAGATTGCCCCCGAACATAAGGTGAAGCAGTTCGAGGAGACCGGCGATGTTGATTTTGCCTATGAAATCCCGGGGCTTGCCCGTTACCGCGCCAATTTTTTTCAGCAACAGTTCGGGTGCGCGGCTGTTTTCCGGGAGATTCCGAGCACGATTGTTTCCGCCCAGCAACTGGGGTTGCCCCCGGTCATCTCCAAGCTGGCGTCGCTTCCCCGGGGGTTGGTGCTGGTTACGGGGCCGACCGGCAGCGGCAAGTCAACAACGCTTGCGGCAATCATCAACGAGGCCAATATCACCCGGAAGGATCACATCATCACGATCGAGGACCCGGTGGAGTTCGTCCACCAGAGCCAGTCTTGCATCGTGAACCATCGGGAAGTGGGGCGGCATACGAAGTCCTTCACGGCGGCGCTCCGGGGCGCGCTCCGCGAAGATCCGGACATCATTCTCGTAGGCGAGCTCCGCGATCTGGAGACGATCTCGCTTGCCGTCGAGGCGGCCTCCACCGGGCATCTCGTCTTCGGCACGCTGCACACGACCAGCGCCGCCAAAACGGTTGACCGGGTCATCGAGGTGTTTCCGGCAAGCGAGCAGATGCAGATCCGCTCGACCCTCTCCGACGGGCTCCGGGCGATCGTCGCCCAGGTTCTCTTTAAAAGGATAGACAAGAAGGGGCGTTGCGCGGCGCTGGAGATTTTGATCGCCAATTCCGCGGTGCGCAACCTGATCCGCGAATCGAAGACCTTCCAGATTCCCTCGATGATGCAGACCGGCAAGAAATACGGGATGCAGCTCCTCGACGACGCGATCATGGAGCTTTTGACGAAGGGCTGGATAAGCGGCGACGAGGCCTACCTGAAGGCAAACGACAAGACGCGGTTCCGGCAGTTTTTGAAGAACCCGCCGACCGATTTTACCGAGGCCTGA